From Pseudomonas sp. G2-4:
GTGGAAGACCGGCCGGAAACCAGTCCGCCATTGATGGAGGTGGCGCACTGGCCGGCACCCGCCGACATTGGCCGGCAGTACGCCAAGGTGTCCGGCGACTACAACCCGATTCACCTGAGCGGCATCAGCGCCCGTTTGTTCGGCTTCCCCACCGCCATCGCCCACGGCCTGTGGAACAAGGCCAGAACCCTGGCGGCATTGGACGAGCACCTGCCCGATGCCAACCTCGAGATCGAGGTGACCTTCAAGAAGCCAGTGCGCTTGCCCAGTGAGGTGACCCTGCTGGCCAGCGCGGCGGGGTCCAGTGGGGATTTGCGATTGATGGGGGCTGGGGAACTGGAGCATATGGTGGGGAGCTGGGGGCCGGTGGCCTGAGCGATGACAGGGTTTATCCCAGAGGGAGCGAGCCTGCTCGCGAAAGCGGTGGGTCAGCTTGCATTGATGTCGGATGTATTGCCGTCATCGCGAGCAGGCTCGCTCCCACATTTGTTCTCGGGCGTTCACAGATTCTGTGTCCACCGCCAATCCTCTGTGGGAGCGAGCTTGCTCGCGAAAGCGGTGGGTCAGCTTGCATTGATGTCGGATGTACCGCCGTCATCGCGAGCAGGCTCGCTCCCACATTTTGTTCTCGGGTGTTCACAGATTCAGTGTCCACCGCCAATCCCCTGTGGGAGCGAGCTTGCTCGCGAAAGCGGTGGGTCAGCTTGCATTGATGTCGGATGTATTGCCGTCATCGCGAGCAAGCTCGCTCCCACATTTGTTCTCGGGTGTTCACAGATTCAGTGTCCACCGCCAATCCCCCTGTGGGAGCGAGCCTGCTCGCGAAAGCGGTGGGTCAGCTTGCATTGATGTCGGATGTATTGCCGTCATCGCGAGCAAGCTCGCTCCCACATTGGTTCTCGGGTGTTCACAGATTCAGTGTCCACCGCCAATCCCCCTGTGGGAGCGAGCCTGCTCGCGAAAGCGGTGGGTCAGCTTGCATTGATGTCGGATGTACCGCCGTCATCGCGGGCAAGCTCGCTCCCACATTGGTTCTCGGGCGTTCACAGATTCTGTGTCCACCGCCAATCCCCTGTGGGAGCGAGCCTGCTCGCGAAAGCAGTGGGTCAGCTTGCATTGATGTCGGATGTACCGCCGTCATCGCGAGCAAGCTCCCACATTGGTTCTCGGGCGTTCACAGATTCTGTGTCCACCGCCAATCCTCTGTGGGAGCGAGCTTGCTCGCGAAAGCGGTGGGTCAGCTTGCATTGATGTCGGATGTATTGCCGTCATCGCGAGCAGGCTCGCTCCCACATTTGTTCTCGGGCGTTCACAGATTCAGTGTCCACCGCCAATCCCCTGTGGGAGCGAGCCTGCTCGCGAAAGCGGTGGGTCAGCTTGCATTGATGTCGGATGTATTGCCGTCATCGCGAGCAGGCTCGCTCCCACATTGGTTCTCGGGTGTTCACAGATTCTGTGTCCACCGTCAATCCGCCGCGGGCTTGGCTAGCGCGGCGGGTAGTTGGACAAGATCCGCCCCACCGTCTCACGCAGCGCAAGGCTGCGGTCAGTTGGATTCGGCGAATTGCTGAGCATTCGCTCATCACTGCCACGCCACACCAGCTTCCCGTCCTTGCCATCGAGCAGGTCGATCTGCACCGTGGCGACTTTGTAGCTGATGTTACGGGTTTCGTTGTACATCGGACCGCCCCAATAACCGTTCCAAGGGCCGCCCCAACCGCCACCGTAATTAGTCGTGACCTGTTGTTGACGATCCTCGACGATCAAATAGGCCTGGACCTGCACGTCGCCGCGCCCGCCAGCCGACGCCTGGCGCAAGCCGCGTTGGTCGAGTTGATCGGCAACGGCCTGGCGAATCCGCTGTTCCGTCAGGTCGCTCTTGATTCGGGGGTCATCGGGGCGATATTGCAGCGCAGGTTCTTTCCAGCTCCAGCTGCGATACGCCGCGAAATCACGGTTGGGGTCGAAGTCGTGGTTGACCTGATTGGAGGCGCAGGCGCTGAGCAGCAGGGCAAAGGCCAGTAGAGCAAGACGGCGAAACATGGTTTTTCTCCGTTGCGTAATCAACTTGGCGGATAAGCCGACATGGCTTTTTCCACCGCTTCGCGAATGGCGTCGGTGCGCTCGCTCTGGCTGCCACGCTGGCCGGTCTCGGCACTGGCGCTCCACACCGGCTGACCATTGCGCGCATCGAATAGATTTACCCGCACCACCACGACCTGCTCCTGATACGTGCGCACCATCGGCACCGTGTGATACGCCCCATAGCCAGGCCCGTAACGGTCATAACGGTTATAACCGCCGTAGTAACCCGTATCGTAGTCATCGCGAACCTGACGCACGCGGGTCTCCAGGCGTAAATCGGCGCTGACGAACAGGTCGGCCGGCCGGTTGTCATGCAGCGGGCGCAGGCCTCGCTGGTCCAGGGCATTGCTCACCGCCTCGGCCACCTGGGCCGAGTCCGCCCAGGCAGTGCCCGGTGGCAGTTGCCCATTGAGCCAGGCCCAACTGCGATAGCGCCCGTAGTCACGGGACGGTGCGGGGTAAGCGCTGCGATCGAACACCGTGGCAGCTTCGGGCGGTGCCGGCGGCAGCGGATTGGAAGTGGCGACATACGGGTTGCTGCCCTGGCAAGCCGCCAGTCCCAGGCACAGCATCAACACCCCTGAACGACCTTTCATTTCGCTCTCCGCTCACACTGGACGGCAGATCCAGTGCAGATAACGTCCCAACCCGGCAAACGCCGGATGACGACGGTGGGCCAGTTCCATTTCCAGCAACTGTGCAAGCTCCACGCGAGCCTGGAACTCCACCGGCATGTAGTCATGGAAAACCCGCACGCCACTCTGGCTTTCGACCTGCCACAAGCCGTCAAGTTGCGCCGCCAATTCCCGCGGATCAAGGGGCTGTTGCGGCGTCAGGCTCTGTTTTTCACCGGCCATGTCATTTTTGCGCAACTTACGGAAATGCCCCTTGAGCAGGTTGCGGTAAACCAGCGCGTCGCGGTTGTAGAACGCCAGGGACAACCAGCCACCGGGGACCGTGAGTTGATGCAGCACCGGCAGGATCGCGTGGGGCTCGGCCAGCCACTCCAGCACCGCATGACACAGCACCAGGTCGTAAGGCTCCGTGAGCTGGCCGAGCAGGTCCTGCCACGGCGCCTGGATGAACGTGGCGCGCTGGCCCGCATCGGCAAAACGTTGGCGTGCGCCTTCGAGCATGGGCTCGGCTGGCTCGGCCAAGGTCACCTGGTGACCGCGTTCGGCCAGCCACAACGACATGTGACCCAGGCCGGCGCCGATGTCCAGCACCCGTAATGGCCGCTGCGGCAAGGTTTCCAGCAGATCGGCCTGAAGCACCGCCAGGCGGATCGCGCCCTTGGCCCCACCGTAGATTTTCTCGGCAAACCGGGTGGCGAGCTGATCGAAATGACGGTCACTCATTGGCCGAACCGCCGCTCGCTGTCCGCCAGTTTGCTGCGCACCACGGCGTCCATGTCCAGCCCCAGCTCGCTGCACATCAGCAGCAGGTACAACACGATGTCACCGACCTCCTGCCCGGCGTGAGCGAGTTTGTCCGCTGGCAGCTGGCGCGACTGGTCCTCGGTCAGCCACTGGAAAATCTCCACCAGTTCAGCCATCTCCACGCTGGCGGCCATGGCGAGGTTTTTTGGGCTGTGAAATTGCCGCCAGTCGTTACGGTCACGAATGGCATGCAGGCGTTCGGTCAGTTCAACAAGGTTCATCGGGCTCTCCTGAATGCCCATAGCTTCCGGGGGATGACGGGGGAAGGCAAGAGTCTCGGTACGAAGCGGCGGTTTGCTCCATAATCGAACGATCTCAGTCGCCACAGCTCCTACAATCAGGAGCCACCGGCTCAACGTAGATTCCCTCCCATCAGGATGCACATATGCAGGTAGAAAGCTTTTTCGAATGGCTCGGCCAGGCGCTTGGTTCGGTAATCCGTTTCATCGTCGACCTGCTCAGCGGCCTGTTCAACACCCTGGCCAATGCCGGCGGCAACTTCGTCGATGGCCTGTCGCGCACCCTGGGCATGGACGCCTCGATCATCAGCATTCTCGCGCTGATCCTCGGGCTGATGTTGCTGTACTCGGCAATCCGCGCCTTCATGCGGGCGTCGATCGTCATGGGCATTATCTGGTTGGTGCTGGGGTTGTGGGTGTTGAGTTGGATTATTCACTAGCCCCGAAGAAACCGCGCCGAACACACACCCGTGGCGAGGGAGCTTGCTCCCGCTGGGTGGCGAAGCCGCCCCAAATGAGCTGACGCGGTCTTTCAGGCACACCGCGCCAGCCGGTTTTACGACTGCTTCGCAGCCGAGCGGGAGCAAGCTCCCTCGCCACAACAGCACCGCGTTTATCCCATTCGCTTCGGCGTAGGACCAAGCTACGTCGCCTTGCGCCGTTGCCTACAACTACGCCAGAATCCGCCGGCTTGTGCGCCTTGGGGTCGGGCTTTATCGTTTCTCGGTCGCTGACAAATCAGCGATCGGGTTTAGCGATCCGACTCAACACAGACGCAACAATCCCCAGTCTCGATTGCCGATCTTATACGTCTGCAATTTGCGTAATGGTGGCTGTGCGCGGGAGACCTTCTGGTCTACCCGGGGTTTCTGTGACCCGGATCGCTAACCCGCGTACAGCCGCCACCTTTACTTGTTTAGCGATAGGTCGTGGTGGCTCAACCAATCACGGAGATTCACCATGTTCAAAGTAACCCCCAACCCACCGTCCAACGATCAGCCATCCCCCGGCAAACCCCTCGATTCAAAAGCCTTCGACAAAGCCACCGAACGCGCTCTCGATTACTACCTCAAGCCCAAACCGTCCAAATCCGAGGCGGATCCCAGCCAGATCTTCGCCGTCGTCAACGGTGTCGACACCGAATGCCTACTCGCCAACCTCAGCGAAACCCTGGCTTCGGCCAATGCCATGGTCAGCGACCTGGCGTTCGAGCTGGACGGTGCCAGGCGGCACGTGGCCCTGGGTATCCAGCAATTGATCGAACTGAGCGGCCTACTGGCGAACCGAGCGCTGGATAACGTCGACCCGCGCTAGCCGCCACAACACAAAACCCTGTGGCGAGGGAGCTTGCTCCCGCTGGGTGGCGAAGCCGCCCCAAATGAGCTGACGCGGTCTTTCAGGCACACCGCGCCAGCCGGCTTTACGACTGCTTCGCAGCCGAGCGGGAGCAAGCTCCCTCGCCACAATGACTCCGAAGTCACTTTGGAGAATTGTGTGTTCCCTTCCGCGCCGGGCACGATCAATTCAGGAACCCGCTACAATCGCGCTCCATCAAGGAGCCCGCATGTCCCACCTGATCACCGACTGGCGCGACCGTCTCACCCATCGCAGGGTCTGGGCGTTGGCTGCGCCGATGATTCTGTCGAACATTTCCGTGCCGCTGGTGGCGTTGGTGGACAGCACCGTCATCGGCCATTTGCCCCATGCCCATCAGTTGGGCGCGGTGGCGGTCGGGGCGAGTTTGTATACGGTGTTGGCGTGGGCCATGGGTTTTTTGCGCATGGGCTCCACCGGGTTCGCTGCCCAGGCCGCAGGGCGTGGGGATGGAGCGGCGCTGCGGCAGGTGTTGGTGCAAGGCCTGCTGCTGGCGATGGGCTTGGCGGTGGTGCTGGGTGCCGTCGGTGTGCCGTTGAGTGGCGTGGCTTTGCACTTCATGCAGCCGTCCGCCGAGCTCAACCAGTTGACCCAGGATTTCTTTCACACCCGGCTCTTCGGCCTGCCGGCGGCACTGGCCAGTTACGCGCTGGTGGGCTGGTTCCTCGGTGCCCAGAATGCCCGGGCGCCGTTGGCGATCCTGCTGGTGACCAACCTGGTCAACATCGCCCTCAACCTGTGGTTCGTGATCGGCCTGGATTGGGGCGTGACCGGTTCGGCCCGGGCGTCGGTGATCGCCGAGTGGACGGGTGCGCTGGTCGGTCTGGCCTTGGCTCGCCACACGCTGCGCGCCTGGCCGGGGCAGATTGCCTGGGCCGCCCTGGGCGTGTGGCAGAGTTGGCGTCCGCTGCTGGCGGTGAACCGCGACATCTTCATCCGCAGCCTGGTGCTGCAAGCAGTGTTTTTCCTGATCACGGTGCAAGGCGCGCGTCTGGGGGATGCGACCGTGGCCGCCAATGCCCTGCTGCTCAATGGCCTGCTGCTGACCGCCCACGCCCTGGATGGCTTGGCCCATGCCGTCGAAGCGCTGTGTGGTCACGCCATCGGCGCCCGCAACCGCCTGGCCCTGCGTCGCTCGCTGGTGGTGGCCGGTGGTTGGTCACTGATCGCAAGCGTCGGCTTTGCCCTGCTGTTTCTGCTCGCCGGGCACCTGTTCATCGCGATGCAAACCAACATTCCCGAGGTGCGCGACACCGCTGATCGCTACCTGCCTTACCTGGCGACCCTGCCGCTGATTGCGGTCTGGAGCTATCTGCTCGATGGCCTGTTCATCGGCGCCACCCGCGCCCGAGAAATGCGCAACGGCATGCTGCTGACCCTGTTGTTGACGTTGCCGATCGCCTGGGCGCTCCAAGGGTTGGGTAACCACGGGTTGTGGATCACTTTCCTGCTGTTCATGGCCTTGCGCAGCCTGACCCTGGGCGCTATCGCCTGGCATTTGCAGCGGCGCGACGGCTGGCTCGCCGCCCGCGTCCAATAGCCTTTCAATCCGGGTTTTCTTGCCACAGCTTGCGCAGATGATCGAGCCGCTCACGCTGCGAACCGCCCATCAGCCTCGGCACTGGCTGGGCGTTGGGGTGCTGCAGGCGTAACCACAACCAGTCGTCGAGCACCGCTCGCTCGGTAAACCCCAGCGCCAGCCCCTGCTGCAAATCTCCCCAGAGCAAGCGGTAATCCCGCCCGGTGGAACGAGACCATTGCCAGGCATGCTGCTCAAGCAAACAGCGCTGCAACTGGCGCTGTTGCCGGTCGCTGAGACTGTGCTCTTTCTCCAGCGCCGCCACCGACAGTCCCGGGTTGGACAGTTGTTGCCAACCCTGGCTGCCGATCGCCCGGTCGGCCCAAGTGCCACCGAACCAGCGCAACAGGCTGATTGGGCCCAGCCAGCAACTGAGTTCCTGAGGGTCGCAGCCGTCGAAGAAATAGCTGGCGGTGTGCGGGTTGTAGTAGCTCAACAAGGCTTTGTGATGCAGGCCCAGCGTCACCGTGAGCATGCGACGCAGATGCTCCAGCAGTTGCGCGGCTGGCGCCGGGCTTACCACTAGCAACCCCGGCCAGGAACGCGCATCCAGGTGACAGAGGCTGGCCAGCGCTGGCGATTGCCGCAGGTCCATCAGCAGCGGACTGTGCTCCCGAAGCCCGTGCAACTCGGTACCCTCGAACAAGACAAAACGCCGGACCTCGGTGAATTGCTCTTGCACAAGCCGCGTCGCCTCGGGTGCGCCCGGTACGTCGAGCAGCAGCCAATGCGACGATGGCCCAGACCGGGCGGCAGCGCTCATGGAGCAACGTCCGAGCCGAGCCGCGTGAGCAGGCGGCAGGTGCACACCGGCTGAGCACAGGGACTGAAGCTCCCACCGCCGGGTAGCAGGCACAACAACACCAGCGGCTCGGCATTCAGGATCGCAGACACTAGGACCGGGTCGGGTGCGGATGGACAGCGTTCGTCCTGGGCGGTCACGCTTGCGCAGGACTCATCCAGCAAATCCGAGGATGCAGGCCCGTCGAGGAACGCGCTGATCAACGGCCGATCCGGGTCACCCTCGATAAAACTCACCAACACCTCGGTACCGTCACGCAAGCCACCCGCCCCAACAACGGCCAGCTCCGGCGCCAATGGCAACCAACAATGACTGGGGCTGGCCCCTTCCCCCTGATAAACCCAGTCGAACTGCACCGCCACGCGCCCCGCTCTCTGCACCGCCGGTTCATCCACCGCCACCACCCAACCGCGCTGCCGGCTCACCATGCGCGGCTTGGCGGGAACCCGGGACGCCATGAACGGAACGCCCCAGGGGATGGCCTTGAAATGATTGTCATACCCGCCCGCTTGTCCGCGATGTTCGACCTTCGTCAACAACCAGCGCTGATTCCAGCCTTCAAAAGGATGGGCCGTCAGTGATAACACCCGACCAGAATGCAAGTGCATCAGATGGCTGCGGCCCTGGGCAATCTGCTCCCCCAACACATCGGTCTGCACGCTGAAGGTCCGCACCGCAGTGGCCTGCCTGTCGCCCTCATAAATTGCCTCGCCAGCAGGGGGGAAACTGCCCGCATTGTCCGCGAACACCAGGCAATGCCCGTCCCGGGCGTGTTCGAAATGGAAATGAATGCCCGCCTCGGCGCACACGCGCTGAAGAAACTGCAGGTCCGACTCCCGGTACTGGGTACAGAAATCCCGTAGCGGATAATCACCGTTCAAGTCCAGGCAAAGGCTGCGCCCGCTGATGCCATGGGCCTTGAGCACCTGGCGAATAATCTGTGGCACCGAGCGGGCACTGAACACCCGTTGACTGAAGCGCTGCGCCAGGCAAGCCAGCCTCGGCCCGATGCGCACGCGACAGCCGACACCATGACGGTGCTGGACCAGCTCATGAAGCTGCCCATGAACACCCCGGCCCGAGGCCCCGAAACTCAACCAGACGCTGCGGTACAGCAGGCCCGCCAAGTCCAGTGTCGCGTCGCTGTTCAACAGTTCCACCTCATAGATGAAGGGCTCGCTGATGGCTTCGCTACCCGTGAAGGCCACGACGACAAAGGGTTCGGGCAGACCGGCTATCTCCAGACGAAAGGCTTGCTCGCTGGCTGGATCGGACATCGGCGTTTCTCTACAGGAGGGGCGGCCGGGGATTCTCGCTGAGAGCCATGGCCGAGTAGAGAGCCCAAGTACAAGTTAGGAAAGGGACTACACGAAATAAGGACGTCGCCGGTTAAATGCACCAAGGTACGGAAATAACGGAGGCATAAACAAAAACACCCTCCAGGACTGTCCGAAAAAACCCACGGCATGCGGTGTAGTTTCTGACAGCCCTGAAGGGCGGTGTTAATCAGCCGAAGGGGTGAAGCAGACGCGGTCCCGTGGCGAGGGAGCTTGCTCCCGCTTGAGTGCGAAGCGCTCACAAAGAGGGGCTGCTACGCAGCCCAGCGGGAGCAAGCTCCCTCGCCACAGGGTATGTGCCCGACTCTGAGCGGGCATTACCTCATCAAGAAGACAGATAGGACGAACGGGTCAACCCCAGGCGCAACGCATCCAGGAACTGGGTACGCTCGGCGGCGCTGATGCGGGCGCTGGCGCACTTGTCGCGGTAGTGAGTCATCAACTCCTCCGGCGACAGGTGCACGTAGCGCAGCATGTCTTCGATGGTGTCGTGGGTCTCGATACCGGCGTGGTACACGCTGCCGTCGGCGTTCTGGTAGATGTTCACCGAATCGGTGTCACCGAACAGGTTGTGCATGTCGCCGAGGATTTCCTGGTAGGCCCCCACCAGGAAGATGCCCAACAGATAGTCTTCACCGGGATTGAGGGAATGGACCGGCAGGCTGGTCTCGATGCTCTGCTCGTCGACGTACTGCTTGATCTTGCCGTCGGAGTCACAGGTCAGGTCTTGCAGCACGGCACGGCGCAGCGGCTCTTCGTCCAGGCGATGCAACGGCAGGATCGGCAGCACCTGGCCGATGGCCCAGGTATCCGGCAGGCTCTGGAACACCGAGAAGTTGCAGATGTACTTGTCGGCGAGCTTGTCGTTGAGTTCATCGAGCACCTGGCGATGGGAACGCTGGCGGGCCTTCAACGAATTGTGCAGGCGCCGGCACACGGCGAAGTAGCACTGCTCGGCCAGGGCTTTTTCCGCCAGGGTCAGCTTGCCATCGGCGTACTGGGTGGCCACGTCGCTCATGTAGTGAGTGGCGCGCCAGTAGGTCTCGGTGACCATTTCGATATCGGTCGGGCCCAGCAGGTCAACCAGCCATTGCACGGTTTCCGGCAGTTCCTGCTTGTTGTCGATCACCGGCACGTCGTCGTGGTGTTTCTCGACGTCGGTCACCTGCACGACCAACATGGCGTGGTGGGCGGTCAGCGAGCGGCCGCTTTCAGAGAAGATGTGCGGATGCGGTAGGCTCTGGGCATCGCAGAACTCCTTGAGCATACCGACCACGACACCGGCGTAATCGTCCATGTCGTAGTTGATCGAGCTGGCATTGCGCGAATGCGTGCCGTCGTAGTCCACGCCCAGGCCACCGCCGACGTCAATGTGATCCACCGGCAGACCGAGGTTACGCAGTTCGCCGTAGTAACGGATCGCTTCCTTGAAGCCGTGCTGGTAGTCCGCCAGGTTGGCGATCTGCGAGCCCATGTGGAAGTGCAGCAGGCGGATGCCTTGGTCCAGGCCGGCGGCGCGGAAGCGCTCGACCACCGACAGCAGCTGCGCGGCAGACAAACCGAACTTGGACTTCTCGCCACCGGTGTCGGCCCACTTGCTCGACGCCAGGGACGACAGGCGCACCCGCAGGCCGACCTGTGGCTTGACCTTCAGAGCGGCGGCTTCTTCGATCACCAGGCCCACTTCGGACTCTTTCTCGATCACGATGAACACGTTGTGACCCAGCTTCTGGCCCATCAGCGCCAGGCGGATGAACTCGCGGTCCTTGTAGCCGTTGCAGACGATGGTGCCGCCCTTCGGCGCCAGGGCCAGCACGGCCAACAGCTCGGGCTTGGAACCGGCTTCCAGGCCGATGGAGACGTTCTGGGTGGCGATAATGTTTTCGATCACCGCTTCCTGCTGGTTAACCTTGATCGGATAGAGCGCGGTGTACTGGCTCTGGTATTCCAGACGCGCGATGTTGCTGTCGAACGCACCGGTGAGCTGGCGCACACGGTCTTGCAGGATGTCGGGAAAGCGCACCAGCAAGGGCAACGACAGGCCACTCTGACGCAACTGGTCGACTTGTTCGAACAGGTCGATGGGCGAACTGTCGGGTCCGTTCGGACGAACTTCGACGCGACCGGCGTCATTGATCGCGAAATACCCGGCCCCCCAATGGCGAATCCCGTAAACACTGCGGCTGTCCGCAACTGTCCATTGGCTGCCATCGTCTTTGCGTGTGCGTCGTACGGACATCGAAGTCCCCTATAAAGAAGTCAAAAAGCGCCATCCGGTCGGAGGCTGGCGCAGTCTAAAGAGTGAAAATGACGAATTGTCTGTCAGCAGGGTAGACCCTGCTCGCAGCGCTGAGTTTAGAAACCCGTTCAGAACAGGCTCTGTGAAAACCATGTGGGCGACCTCGAACGCGGGGTTCGGATCAAGCCGAGGGTGGTTTTCACAGAGGCTGCTAGCCGCCGGATTTTTTGGCCTTGAAGCCGTGTTTGGTCAGTTCCGCCAGCAACAGCTCGACGTGATCGCCCTGGATCTCGATGATGCCGTCTTTCAACGCACCACCGGTGCCACAGCGTTTTTTCAACGTGGTAGCCAGTTCCTTGAGCGCATCTTCGGCCAACGGCACGCCGGTGATCGTGGTCACCGTCTTGCCGCCGCGGCCTTTGCTTTCACGGCGCACACGAGCGATTCCGTCCCCTTCGGGGATGGCAGTCTGTTTGCAGATGCAGGCATCCACCGGTTGACGGCAATCAGGGCAATGACGACCGGCGTCGGTAGAAAATACCAGGCCGCCCAGGGCGGCGAAGGATGCGGCTTTTTTGGCCACCGGCAATCCTCTTGGGAGGACAAAGACTGATCGAGGGGAGAAAGTACCTCGACCGCGAAGCCCCACTCAGGCAGGGGCAGCGCTACTGGACCGCAGACGCCGGTTCAGCTTGAAAAGTCGCGCAGTGTAACGGCAAAAAGCCGACTTGCTAAGGGCCTATCGGCGCCAATTTATAGCTTCTTTGCGACGCCATCGCCATGGCTGCGCAAATAGCGCTCAAGCGCCGCCAGAGAGTCCGGGCAGTAAGGCTTGCGCTGGATTTCATCGAGCACCTGTTCGATGGGCAAAAAGCGCGCCTCGAGGACCTCCTCGGGTTGCAGGACCAGCGGCCCGTCCCACACCGCCGAGAAGGCCGAGCACCACAGGCGACTGCCGGGGTCTTCGAAATAAAAATGGTCGTGGGCCGTCAGTTCGACACCGCTCACACCCAACTCTTCGGCCAACTCACGGGCGGCGGATTCGGCGTAGGTCTCATCCGCCTGCACCATGCCGCCCGCCGCCACGTCCCAGAACCCCGGGTAGATCGCCTTGCTCAGGGTACGCCGATGCACACACAGTTCACCGGCCGAGTTGAACAGCATGATGTAGGTGCCGCGTCCGATCAGGCCACGCTCACGCAGATCGGAACGTACCAGGCTGCCGAGCAGATTGTCGTGCTCATCGACCCAAGCGATCAGCTCGGCATCCGAGGCCACTCGGTGAGCGACCTCCCGGGGACTTTCGCTCATGAATCAACCTTGGTTCAGCAATTGCCGCAAATCGATCACCGCCGCGTTAGCGCGGGAGATGTAGTTGGCCATTACCAGCGAGTGGTTAGCCAATACACCGAAGCCGCTGCCATTGAGAATCATCGGGCTCCAGACGGGCTCCTGGGAGGCCTCCAGCTCACGAATGATCTGACGCACGCTGACCGTGGCGTTCTTTTTCGCCAGCACATCGGCGAAGTCCACTTCGATGGCGCGCAGCAGGTGCGACAAAGCCCAGGCTTGGCCCCGTGCCTCATAGAAGACGTTATCGATTTGCATCCATGGTGTCTCGACCACCTCTTCATCCACCTGTGGCACCTGGCCTGGCGCCGGGACTTCGGTTTTCAGCGAGGTGTTGAGCTTGACCCGGCCGACACTGGCCGACAGGCGCTGGGACAGCGAACCCAGGCGAGTGCCGACATCGCCCAGCCAGTTGTTCAGGTTATCGGCGCGGGCGTAGAACAGCGCGCTTTTCTGGGCCGGGTCGGACAGGCGCGCCTGATAGCGGCTCAGGGAATTGATGCCTTCCTGGTATTCCGACTCACTGGAAGGCAATACCCAGCTGCGGTTGTCGAAGTTGAAGCGCGGCTCGGCCTTGGCCAGGTCGGCATCTTCGGCGGACTGGGACTGGGAGCGGGCGAAGTCCTTGCGCAAGGCGCGGCTCAGGTCGCGGACCTGCACCAGCACGCCATATTCCCAGCTTGGCATGTTGTCCATCCACAGGCCTGGCGGGAAGCGATCATTGGAAATGTAACCGCCGGGCTTGGTCAACAATGTCCCGGCCACAGTCTTGAGGGTCTCGACGGTGGTATAGCCCACCACCATTTGCCGGCCGTCCTTCTCGGCTGCCGCCTGGGCATTCTGCTGCACGGGGAACAGCGCGGGTTCCTGGCTCCAGTACCAGCCGACGGCAATGGTCACCAGCAGGTACAGGCCGACCAGCGTGGCCAGTGCCCGGCTGAAAAACAGCCCACCCAGGTAGCTGCGGGAGGCCGATTTCGGTTCGGCGGCACGTTCAGGCGCGCTGCCCGCGCGGTTTTTCCAGTCCAGCATGGCGATGTCCCTTCA
This genomic window contains:
- a CDS encoding DUF4136 domain-containing protein; translation: MFRRLALLAFALLLSACASNQVNHDFDPNRDFAAYRSWSWKEPALQYRPDDPRIKSDLTEQRIRQAVADQLDQRGLRQASAGGRGDVQVQAYLIVEDRQQQVTTNYGGGWGGPWNGYWGGPMYNETRNISYKVATVQIDLLDGKDGKLVWRGSDERMLSNSPNPTDRSLALRETVGRILSNYPPR
- a CDS encoding DUF4136 domain-containing protein; its protein translation is MKGRSGVLMLCLGLAACQGSNPYVATSNPLPPAPPEAATVFDRSAYPAPSRDYGRYRSWAWLNGQLPPGTAWADSAQVAEAVSNALDQRGLRPLHDNRPADLFVSADLRLETRVRQVRDDYDTGYYGGYNRYDRYGPGYGAYHTVPMVRTYQEQVVVVRVNLFDARNGQPVWSASAETGQRGSQSERTDAIREAVEKAMSAYPPS
- a CDS encoding nucleotide pyrophosphohydrolase; the protein is MNLVELTERLHAIRDRNDWRQFHSPKNLAMAASVEMAELVEIFQWLTEDQSRQLPADKLAHAGQEVGDIVLYLLLMCSELGLDMDAVVRSKLADSERRFGQ
- a CDS encoding DUF4123 domain-containing protein; this translates as MSAAARSGPSSHWLLLDVPGAPEATRLVQEQFTEVRRFVLFEGTELHGLREHSPLLMDLRQSPALASLCHLDARSWPGLLVVSPAPAAQLLEHLRRMLTVTLGLHHKALLSYYNPHTASYFFDGCDPQELSCWLGPISLLRWFGGTWADRAIGSQGWQQLSNPGLSVAALEKEHSLSDRQQRQLQRCLLEQHAWQWSRSTGRDYRLLWGDLQQGLALGFTERAVLDDWLWLRLQHPNAQPVPRLMGGSQRERLDHLRKLWQENPD
- a CDS encoding contractile injection system protein, VgrG/Pvc8 family, translated to MSDPASEQAFRLEIAGLPEPFVVVAFTGSEAISEPFIYEVELLNSDATLDLAGLLYRSVWLSFGASGRGVHGQLHELVQHRHGVGCRVRIGPRLACLAQRFSQRVFSARSVPQIIRQVLKAHGISGRSLCLDLNGDYPLRDFCTQYRESDLQFLQRVCAEAGIHFHFEHARDGHCLVFADNAGSFPPAGEAIYEGDRQATAVRTFSVQTDVLGEQIAQGRSHLMHLHSGRVLSLTAHPFEGWNQRWLLTKVEHRGQAGGYDNHFKAIPWGVPFMASRVPAKPRMVSRQRGWVVAVDEPAVQRAGRVAVQFDWVYQGEGASPSHCWLPLAPELAVVGAGGLRDGTEVLVSFIEGDPDRPLISAFLDGPASSDLLDESCASVTAQDERCPSAPDPVLVSAILNAEPLVLLCLLPGGGSFSPCAQPVCTCRLLTRLGSDVAP
- a CDS encoding DUF6124 family protein translates to MFKVTPNPPSNDQPSPGKPLDSKAFDKATERALDYYLKPKPSKSEADPSQIFAVVNGVDTECLLANLSETLASANAMVSDLAFELDGARRHVALGIQQLIELSGLLANRALDNVDPR
- a CDS encoding methyltransferase produces the protein MSDRHFDQLATRFAEKIYGGAKGAIRLAVLQADLLETLPQRPLRVLDIGAGLGHMSLWLAERGHQVTLAEPAEPMLEGARQRFADAGQRATFIQAPWQDLLGQLTEPYDLVLCHAVLEWLAEPHAILPVLHQLTVPGGWLSLAFYNRDALVYRNLLKGHFRKLRKNDMAGEKQSLTPQQPLDPRELAAQLDGLWQVESQSGVRVFHDYMPVEFQARVELAQLLEMELAHRRHPAFAGLGRYLHWICRPV
- a CDS encoding MATE family efflux transporter, which translates into the protein MSHLITDWRDRLTHRRVWALAAPMILSNISVPLVALVDSTVIGHLPHAHQLGAVAVGASLYTVLAWAMGFLRMGSTGFAAQAAGRGDGAALRQVLVQGLLLAMGLAVVLGAVGVPLSGVALHFMQPSAELNQLTQDFFHTRLFGLPAALASYALVGWFLGAQNARAPLAILLVTNLVNIALNLWFVIGLDWGVTGSARASVIAEWTGALVGLALARHTLRAWPGQIAWAALGVWQSWRPLLAVNRDIFIRSLVLQAVFFLITVQGARLGDATVAANALLLNGLLLTAHALDGLAHAVEALCGHAIGARNRLALRRSLVVAGGWSLIASVGFALLFLLAGHLFIAMQTNIPEVRDTADRYLPYLATLPLIAVWSYLLDGLFIGATRAREMRNGMLLTLLLTLPIAWALQGLGNHGLWITFLLFMALRSLTLGAIAWHLQRRDGWLAARVQ